A region of Granulicella sibirica DNA encodes the following proteins:
- a CDS encoding FUSC family protein, with protein MATTSPPPPHAYFADLYTFDWSKLSLREPLISVASVAFFLIGGVLIGHPSAGLIAGGGAMTVGFGVNQRIGDSRLWPMIGATLVMCVSTFVGMIAGHNGYALLFTATLWGLNYGLLTSLAPGISWVGQQAAVTLFVCSAFPANPHDALLRSLLTLLGGAVQILVTSVFLHLLPELQTDLLGLPKATQESIAYLYRAAPHPQPPPDPMQFPTFRGIRARYHLWHHRLPHLRGIPTFTYAVRLALTVLAAAETYRRLGMQSGYWVPMTALLVQKPAFAETFNRALMRIAGTLAGAGLATFALAHMHPQPLYLAIGATFFATVGFCTVNVNYGIFSVFLTTYIVFLLSLNQLPGPVIAHRRAACTIAGGLIALAFHVDSLRRQKSALPTG; from the coding sequence ATGGCAACCACCTCACCCCCGCCGCCGCACGCGTACTTCGCCGATCTGTATACGTTCGACTGGTCGAAGCTGTCGCTGCGGGAACCGCTCATCAGCGTAGCGTCCGTCGCGTTCTTCCTGATTGGCGGGGTTCTGATCGGCCACCCATCGGCTGGTCTCATCGCGGGTGGTGGCGCGATGACGGTCGGGTTCGGGGTGAACCAGCGCATTGGCGACTCGCGCCTGTGGCCGATGATTGGGGCGACGCTTGTCATGTGCGTGTCGACCTTCGTGGGCATGATTGCCGGCCACAATGGCTATGCCCTGCTGTTTACGGCGACGCTCTGGGGGCTCAACTACGGTCTTCTGACCTCGCTCGCTCCCGGAATCTCGTGGGTCGGGCAGCAGGCGGCTGTGACTTTGTTCGTGTGCTCCGCATTCCCGGCCAATCCGCACGACGCGCTGCTCCGATCGCTGCTTACGTTGTTGGGCGGAGCTGTGCAAATCCTGGTCACAAGCGTCTTTCTCCATCTGCTGCCGGAGCTACAGACCGACCTTCTCGGGCTGCCGAAAGCCACGCAGGAAAGCATCGCCTATCTGTACCGCGCGGCTCCCCATCCTCAACCACCGCCGGATCCCATGCAATTCCCGACCTTCCGTGGGATTCGAGCTCGCTACCATCTTTGGCACCATCGCCTTCCTCACCTGCGTGGCATACCCACATTTACCTACGCGGTTCGGCTTGCGCTGACCGTACTGGCGGCGGCGGAGACGTATCGCCGTCTTGGGATGCAGTCCGGCTATTGGGTCCCGATGACCGCGCTCCTAGTGCAGAAACCAGCCTTCGCCGAGACGTTCAATCGGGCGCTGATGCGCATTGCAGGGACGCTTGCGGGAGCAGGACTTGCCACCTTTGCCTTGGCGCATATGCATCCACAGCCGCTTTACCTCGCGATCGGCGCTACGTTCTTCGCCACGGTCGGCTTCTGCACGGTAAACGTCAATTACGGGATTTTCAGCGTTTTTCTTACGACGTATATCGTGTTTTTGCTCTCCCTGAACCAGCTTCCTGGACCGGTGATCGCGCACCGGAGGGCGGCCTGCACGATCGCCGGAGGCCTGATCGCGCTGGCGTTCCACGTGGATTCGCTCCGGCGTCAGAAGAGTGCTTTGCCGACAGGATAG
- a CDS encoding purine nucleoside permease, producing MTRRPSAVLATLLLLLLAPFTLAQQKPWPIRAVIIATFEIGADTGDIPGEFQLWAEREHLDEVIEFPGGIHPLRTNADHTILGMVSGTTLVNSTASMMALGLDPRFDLTHAYILINGIAGVDPNDASIGSAAWARYVVGDVAREIDPREAPATWPYGIFPVEAHEPRPESIKRAQWFQGNSYPLNAKLAEWAYAKTKSLKLGDDPVVAKFREGFTGFPNAQKPPFVLLGDTFASDYYWHGKIMTEYANDWVSLYTEKKGNFVMTEMEDSGFMNAIGRLAPMHKVDPARVMVLRTGSNYSMPRPGHTAVESVTAPYIGSKLALESAWLCGSTVLRDILSHWDTTYAHVPGD from the coding sequence ATGACCCGTCGTCCCTCTGCAGTCCTCGCCACCCTGCTTTTGCTCCTTCTTGCACCGTTCACGCTCGCCCAGCAGAAGCCGTGGCCCATTCGCGCGGTGATCATCGCAACGTTCGAGATTGGCGCCGATACCGGTGATATACCCGGAGAGTTTCAGCTTTGGGCGGAGCGCGAGCATCTGGACGAGGTGATCGAGTTTCCCGGCGGAATCCACCCGCTTCGCACCAATGCCGATCACACCATTCTGGGGATGGTCTCCGGGACGACGCTGGTGAACTCGACGGCGTCGATGATGGCGCTTGGGCTCGATCCCCGGTTCGATCTCACGCACGCCTACATCCTGATCAACGGAATTGCGGGTGTGGATCCGAACGATGCTTCGATTGGATCGGCTGCGTGGGCGAGATACGTTGTGGGTGACGTGGCGCGGGAGATCGATCCGCGTGAGGCTCCGGCGACCTGGCCATACGGGATCTTCCCGGTGGAGGCCCATGAACCGCGACCGGAGAGCATCAAGCGTGCGCAGTGGTTCCAGGGGAACTCGTATCCGCTAAACGCGAAGCTCGCTGAGTGGGCCTACGCGAAGACAAAGAGCCTGAAGCTGGGGGATGATCCGGTCGTCGCCAAGTTTCGTGAGGGCTTTACGGGGTTTCCGAACGCGCAGAAGCCGCCGTTCGTTCTGCTTGGAGATACGTTCGCCTCGGACTACTACTGGCACGGCAAGATCATGACGGAGTACGCCAACGACTGGGTGTCGCTGTACACGGAGAAGAAGGGCAACTTCGTGATGACGGAGATGGAAGACTCGGGCTTTATGAATGCAATTGGACGCCTAGCGCCGATGCATAAGGTCGATCCGGCCCGGGTAATGGTTCTGCGGACGGGGAGCAACTACTCGATGCCTCGTCCGGGGCATACGGCGGTTGAGTCGGTCACGGCACCTTACATCGGCTCGAAGCTGGCGCTGGAGTCGGCGTGGCTGTGCGGGAGCACGGTGCTTCGCGATATCCTCTCCCACTGGGACACCACGTACGCTCACGTCCCGGGCGATTGA
- a CDS encoding lysophospholipid acyltransferase family protein — MTKTRPQSANRRATLQFVRYTAKQRVMLAAVPPLAALLIRLLGMTLRYRDIIKPGAVLGHIEPGPCVFAFWHRCLITCAYRFRNKDIAILISSSFDGELIARTVEWLGFYPVRGSSSRGGVAGLRNMEKAYRDGHRCAITADGPRGPNMVAKPGTAQLAQLVDAPIGTFYAIPERAWILKTWDGFLIPKPFSRVVFTWPVEIHKDTPDPQAATQRALDEAVAMAKPF; from the coding sequence ATGACTAAAACCAGGCCCCAGTCGGCAAACCGCCGCGCTACACTCCAATTTGTGCGTTATACGGCGAAACAGAGGGTCATGCTTGCGGCAGTGCCACCCTTGGCGGCTCTCCTCATCCGCCTGCTCGGAATGACCCTTCGCTACCGCGACATCATCAAACCCGGCGCCGTTCTCGGGCATATCGAGCCGGGACCATGCGTCTTCGCCTTCTGGCACCGCTGCCTTATTACCTGTGCCTACCGCTTTCGCAATAAGGACATCGCCATCCTCATCAGCTCCTCGTTTGACGGCGAATTGATCGCCCGTACGGTCGAATGGCTCGGCTTCTACCCGGTCCGAGGCTCATCGTCCCGCGGCGGTGTCGCCGGTCTGCGCAACATGGAGAAGGCCTACCGCGACGGACACCGCTGCGCCATCACAGCCGACGGCCCACGTGGCCCCAACATGGTCGCCAAACCAGGCACCGCCCAGCTAGCCCAACTCGTCGACGCCCCTATCGGCACGTTCTACGCGATCCCCGAGCGCGCCTGGATACTGAAAACCTGGGACGGCTTCCTCATCCCTAAACCTTTCTCCCGCGTGGTCTTCACCTGGCCCGTCGAGATTCATAAAGACACTCCCGACCCGCAAGCCGCAACCCAGCGGGCCCTCGACGAGGCCGTAGCCATGGCGAAACCGTTCTAA
- the queA gene encoding tRNA preQ1(34) S-adenosylmethionine ribosyltransferase-isomerase QueA, with translation MLTSDFQFQLPERLIAQTPPAIRGTSRMLALDRRSGAYEDTSFSDLPNRLQPGDLLVLNDSRVLPARLFATRARSRMTQATSPDPSGRIEVLLTQKVADDQVWMALVKPARKVVPGETLHFADPDGATALEAEVIAAGEYGERTLRFSAKEDFLETIMRIGHMPLPPYIHRDRDTPDTAEDKDRYQTVYSHEIGSAAAPTAGLHFTPEVLEALRAKGVEIAYLTLHVGLGTFQPVRAEKVEDIRLHAERYTLSEATAEAVNRARRGGRRIIAAGTTTTRTLEHCATLAPELFPHTGETSIFISPGHTFQIIQGLLTNFHLPQSTLLMLVSAFAGRKAVLAAYAHAVEAQYRFFSYGDCMLIL, from the coding sequence ATGCTGACCTCTGACTTCCAATTCCAGCTGCCCGAGCGCCTCATCGCCCAGACGCCCCCCGCAATCCGCGGAACGAGCCGGATGCTCGCCCTCGACCGCCGCTCCGGCGCATACGAGGACACCTCCTTCTCCGATCTCCCGAATCGCCTGCAACCCGGCGACCTTCTCGTCCTCAACGACTCCCGCGTTCTTCCTGCCCGGCTCTTCGCCACCCGCGCCCGCAGCCGTATGACCCAGGCAACCTCCCCCGATCCAAGCGGCCGAATTGAAGTTCTGCTTACTCAGAAAGTAGCCGACGATCAGGTCTGGATGGCCCTCGTAAAACCCGCCCGAAAGGTCGTGCCCGGTGAAACCCTCCACTTCGCCGATCCCGATGGGGCGACCGCCCTGGAGGCCGAAGTCATCGCCGCCGGCGAGTACGGCGAACGCACCCTTCGGTTCTCCGCGAAGGAAGACTTCCTCGAAACCATCATGCGCATCGGCCACATGCCCCTGCCGCCCTACATCCACCGCGACCGGGACACCCCCGACACCGCCGAAGACAAGGACCGCTACCAGACCGTCTACTCCCACGAAATAGGCTCCGCCGCCGCCCCCACCGCCGGCCTACACTTCACCCCAGAGGTCCTTGAAGCCCTTCGCGCCAAGGGTGTCGAAATCGCCTACCTCACCCTCCACGTAGGCCTCGGAACCTTCCAGCCCGTCCGCGCCGAAAAGGTCGAAGACATCCGCCTCCACGCCGAGCGCTACACCCTGTCGGAAGCCACTGCTGAAGCCGTCAACCGCGCGCGCCGCGGGGGCCGCCGCATCATCGCCGCCGGAACCACCACCACCCGCACCCTCGAGCACTGCGCAACCCTCGCCCCCGAACTCTTCCCTCACACCGGCGAGACCAGCATCTTTATCTCCCCCGGCCACACCTTCCAGATCATTCAGGGCCTCCTGACCAACTTCCACCTTCCCCAGTCCACTCTCCTCATGCTCGTCAGCGCCTTTGCCGGCAGGAAAGCGGTCCTCGCCGCCTACGCCCACGCCGTCGAGGCGCAGTACCGCTTCTTCAGCTACGGCGACTGCATGCTGATCCTCTAG
- the polA gene encoding DNA polymerase I — MAKTQESTSKPPIYLLDSMAFIFRAYHAMQRQRPMSTRTGIPTAATYVFVNMINKLRKDFQPQYLAAVYDLAGPVFRDAQAKGMKDVKKFNIKTQQFDTIEYAGYKATRTETPPDLIQQQPYIRRALEAFRIPILSFEGFEADDVIGTLSCQLSALGHKVFVVSSDKDMMQLVNADVSILNPTKDNLILDSRGVEEILGVPPERVIDVMALRGDSVDNIPGAPGIGDKGSIELIQQFGTVEAALDRAEEVKKKTYRESLQNNRDNILLSKELVTIHTGVPIEFSLDDMKTQAPDNAACRELFAELEFTTLLKELAPSVDNTEIVYNTKPTDAELSSLLAEARKTGGLAISIPPDARALSEEVADTTTDPESPEVEPEPAAPQTMSLFGIPDAPTTAVAAPIQDLACKLGLSASPFLALEAALDREGVREALEDETLPKQLHDLKAVLRALEPHNVTLRGPVTDVMLESYLVNPTHGSHTLIDIAARTTSRALTHQITKANPSDPNRLPEAAAAVQRLATALTSQLTEANPEPAEPIAPPPGKTPLNPASTLHDVYRHMDLPLVPVLLHMEQAGVRIDPAVLRDMSARLAVDIDTLAEKIYTDSGHRFNINSPKQLGEVLFNQMGLPKPMKYGKGKVVSTAQDVLEELAQNHPIAALVIEHRQLQKLKSTYLDSLPTLVDAEGRIHTTFNQVGTATGRLSSTNPNLQNIPTRTALGREIRAAFIAAPGNVLMSADYSQIELRLMAHFSQDPLLLNAYRTNQDIHTLTAAEVFGVDAGTMDKETRARAKAVNFGIVYGISPFGLAAQLNIDQKIAKTYIETYFDRYKGVRTFIDKTLETVRTDQAVRTAFGRVRPIPDIGSRNPNMRGFAERTAVNTPLQGTAADLIKLAMIALDREITRRELKSKMTLQVHDELLFDVVPEEVEEMQALVKDEMENVAEFSIPIVADVGVGDNWRDIKG; from the coding sequence ATGGCCAAGACCCAAGAATCAACCAGCAAGCCCCCGATTTACCTGCTCGACAGCATGGCCTTCATCTTCCGCGCCTACCACGCTATGCAGCGCCAGAGGCCCATGAGCACGCGCACCGGCATCCCCACCGCCGCGACCTACGTCTTCGTCAACATGATCAACAAGCTTCGCAAGGACTTCCAGCCCCAGTACCTCGCCGCCGTCTACGACCTTGCCGGGCCCGTCTTCCGCGACGCCCAGGCCAAGGGCATGAAAGATGTCAAGAAGTTCAACATCAAGACTCAGCAGTTCGACACCATCGAATACGCCGGCTACAAAGCCACCCGCACCGAAACGCCACCCGACCTCATCCAGCAGCAGCCCTACATCCGCCGAGCCCTCGAAGCCTTCCGCATCCCCATCCTCTCGTTTGAGGGCTTCGAGGCTGACGACGTCATCGGGACACTCTCCTGCCAGCTCTCCGCCCTCGGCCACAAGGTCTTCGTCGTCTCCTCCGACAAGGACATGATGCAACTCGTCAATGCCGACGTAAGCATTCTCAACCCCACGAAAGACAACCTCATCCTCGACTCCAGGGGCGTCGAAGAGATCCTCGGTGTCCCCCCCGAGCGCGTGATCGATGTCATGGCCCTCCGCGGGGACTCAGTCGACAACATCCCCGGAGCCCCCGGCATCGGCGACAAGGGCTCCATCGAACTCATCCAGCAGTTTGGCACCGTGGAAGCCGCCCTCGACCGCGCCGAAGAGGTCAAAAAGAAAACGTATCGGGAGTCGTTACAAAATAATCGCGACAACATCCTCCTCTCGAAAGAGCTCGTCACCATTCACACCGGCGTCCCCATCGAGTTCTCCCTCGACGACATGAAGACCCAGGCACCCGACAACGCCGCCTGCCGCGAACTCTTCGCCGAACTCGAATTCACGACGTTGTTGAAAGAACTAGCCCCGTCGGTCGACAACACCGAGATCGTCTATAACACCAAACCCACCGACGCCGAACTATCCTCCCTCCTGGCCGAAGCCCGCAAAACTGGCGGCCTCGCTATCTCCATCCCACCCGACGCCCGCGCCCTTTCGGAAGAAGTAGCCGACACCACCACCGACCCCGAATCCCCAGAAGTGGAACCCGAACCCGCCGCTCCGCAGACGATGTCCCTCTTCGGCATTCCCGACGCCCCTACGACAGCCGTGGCCGCACCCATCCAGGACCTTGCCTGCAAGCTGGGTCTCTCCGCCTCGCCCTTCCTCGCCCTCGAAGCCGCACTAGACCGCGAAGGAGTCCGTGAAGCCCTCGAAGACGAAACGCTACCAAAGCAGTTACATGATCTGAAAGCCGTCCTGAGAGCCCTCGAACCGCATAACGTCACCCTCCGTGGACCCGTCACCGACGTCATGCTCGAGAGCTATCTCGTCAACCCGACCCATGGCTCCCACACCCTCATCGACATCGCCGCGCGGACCACATCCCGAGCCCTCACCCACCAGATCACGAAGGCCAACCCCTCCGACCCAAATCGCCTCCCTGAAGCCGCCGCCGCCGTCCAGCGCCTCGCTACGGCCCTGACGTCTCAACTCACGGAAGCAAACCCCGAACCAGCCGAACCTATCGCCCCGCCCCCGGGCAAGACGCCCCTCAATCCCGCGTCCACCCTGCACGACGTCTACCGCCACATGGATCTCCCCCTCGTCCCAGTCCTTCTCCACATGGAGCAGGCCGGCGTCCGCATCGACCCCGCAGTCCTCCGCGACATGAGCGCCCGCCTCGCCGTCGACATCGATACCCTCGCCGAAAAGATCTATACCGACTCCGGCCACCGCTTCAACATCAACTCACCCAAGCAGCTCGGCGAGGTCCTCTTTAACCAGATGGGCCTCCCCAAGCCCATGAAGTACGGCAAGGGCAAAGTAGTCTCCACCGCCCAGGATGTCTTGGAGGAGTTAGCCCAGAACCACCCCATCGCCGCCCTGGTTATAGAACATCGCCAGTTACAAAAACTCAAGTCCACCTATCTCGACTCACTCCCAACCCTGGTCGATGCAGAGGGCCGCATCCACACCACCTTCAACCAGGTAGGCACCGCAACCGGCCGTCTCTCCAGCACCAACCCCAACCTGCAGAACATCCCCACCCGCACCGCGCTGGGCCGCGAGATCCGCGCCGCCTTCATCGCGGCTCCCGGCAACGTCCTCATGTCCGCCGACTACAGCCAGATCGAGCTTCGTCTCATGGCCCACTTCTCGCAGGACCCGCTCCTCCTCAACGCCTACCGCACCAACCAGGACATCCACACCCTCACCGCCGCCGAGGTCTTCGGAGTGGACGCCGGAACCATGGATAAAGAAACCCGCGCCCGCGCCAAGGCCGTCAACTTCGGCATCGTCTACGGCATCAGCCCCTTCGGCCTTGCCGCCCAACTCAACATCGATCAGAAGATAGCCAAGACCTACATCGAAACCTACTTCGATCGCTATAAAGGCGTCCGCACCTTCATTGATAAGACCCTCGAGACCGTCCGCACCGACCAGGCCGTACGAACCGCCTTCGGCCGAGTAAGACCCATCCCCGACATAGGCTCCCGCAACCCCAACATGCGTGGCTTCGCCGAGCGAACCGCCGTCAACACGCCCCTGCAGGGCACAGCCGCCGACCTTATCAAGCTGGCCATGATCGCCCTCGACCGCGAGATCACCCGCCGTGAGTTGAAATCGAAGATGACCTTGCAGGTCCACGACGAGCTCCTCTTCGACGTAGTCCCCGAAGAGGTCGAAGAGATGCAAGCCCTCGTGAAGGACGAGATGGAGAACGTAGCCGAGTTCTCTATCCCAATCGTGGCTGATGTAGGCGTCGGCGATAATTGGCGCGACATCAAGGGCTAA
- a CDS encoding OmpA family protein — translation MNIQRITPGRTVSTLLLCGMFATAPLTLKAQEPNPTSRPAGAVEEGPNGIYLYRVQVVQRDLDAVNYFHRSGSTKIGFQGTTLLPGAKGEAKVQSERGGITIDARFEGLTPANGFGREYLTYVLWAISPDGRPQNLGEVLPAGTKNNINVTTALQSFGLIVTAEPYFSVSQPSDVVVLQNVVLQDKTQGVLEKVNAHFSLLPRGAYADTEGSKSIADPITRNERSPLELYEAHNAIRIAMNTGADKYAADIIQQAMQDLRNADDIDANKKGDRKMEITYARQAVQRAEDARIATLRKQAAERQRNTEIAKNQAQEQAMQSQLDAQKAQAEAEKSAAAKAQADAERARAEADAANARAQAAEANKSVESANAVREKLKEQLNSVLQTSESARGLIVNMSDVLFDTGKYTLKTPTQVSLAKVAGILQAYPGLKLQVEGYTDSTGSPEFNQKLSENRAGAVKDFLVTQGVQINNITAAGYGEAKPVADNGTASGRAQNRRVQLVVSGDAIGVQEQAPQ, via the coding sequence ATGAACATCCAGCGAATCACCCCGGGACGTACGGTCTCGACCCTTTTGCTTTGCGGCATGTTTGCCACGGCACCGCTCACCCTGAAAGCCCAGGAACCAAACCCGACCTCGCGTCCCGCAGGCGCTGTCGAGGAAGGCCCCAACGGTATCTATCTCTATCGCGTGCAGGTGGTGCAGCGCGACCTCGACGCGGTCAACTATTTCCATCGCAGCGGTTCGACGAAGATCGGCTTCCAGGGGACCACGCTTCTTCCCGGCGCCAAGGGCGAAGCTAAGGTGCAGAGTGAGCGTGGCGGCATTACAATCGACGCGCGGTTCGAGGGCTTGACCCCGGCGAACGGATTCGGCCGCGAGTATCTCACCTATGTTCTCTGGGCGATCTCGCCGGATGGGCGTCCGCAGAACCTTGGTGAGGTGCTGCCAGCAGGCACGAAGAACAATATCAATGTAACGACGGCGCTACAGTCCTTCGGACTGATTGTGACGGCTGAGCCCTACTTCTCGGTGAGCCAGCCGAGCGATGTTGTTGTATTGCAGAACGTCGTCCTTCAGGATAAAACGCAGGGCGTGCTTGAGAAGGTGAACGCGCACTTCTCGTTGTTACCGCGTGGTGCTTATGCGGATACTGAAGGATCGAAGAGCATCGCCGACCCGATCACGCGCAATGAGCGTTCGCCTCTTGAACTCTACGAGGCGCATAACGCTATTCGCATCGCGATGAACACGGGCGCGGATAAGTACGCGGCGGACATAATCCAGCAGGCGATGCAGGACCTGCGCAACGCGGATGACATCGATGCGAACAAGAAGGGTGATCGCAAGATGGAGATCACGTATGCTCGGCAAGCCGTGCAGCGCGCCGAGGATGCGCGCATCGCAACCCTGAGGAAGCAGGCCGCGGAGCGTCAGCGTAATACGGAGATCGCGAAGAACCAGGCGCAGGAACAGGCGATGCAGTCTCAGCTTGACGCGCAGAAGGCACAAGCGGAGGCCGAGAAGTCGGCAGCCGCGAAGGCGCAGGCTGATGCGGAACGCGCTCGCGCCGAGGCCGATGCGGCCAATGCACGCGCTCAGGCCGCTGAAGCCAACAAGAGCGTAGAAAGCGCGAATGCCGTGCGTGAGAAGCTGAAGGAACAGCTGAACAGCGTGCTGCAGACGAGCGAGTCAGCCCGTGGTTTGATCGTCAACATGTCGGATGTGCTGTTCGACACGGGTAAGTACACGCTGAAGACGCCGACGCAGGTTTCACTGGCGAAGGTTGCGGGAATTCTCCAGGCCTATCCCGGGTTGAAGTTGCAGGTAGAAGGCTACACCGATAGCACCGGTTCGCCTGAGTTCAACCAGAAGCTCTCGGAGAATCGTGCGGGCGCTGTGAAGGACTTTCTCGTGACGCAGGGTGTGCAGATCAACAACATCACCGCTGCTGGTTATGGCGAGGCCAAGCCGGTTGCTGATAATGGGACTGCTTCCGGGCGCGCTCAGAATCGCCGCGTGCAGCTTGTTGTTTCGGGCGATGCGATTGGCGTGCAGGAACAGGCTCCTCAGTAA
- a CDS encoding GvpL/GvpF family gas vesicle protein, giving the protein MAWYAYCIAERQAFPELARHRRPMPLTGVSGLFGNQTFLFPASDLAVIVSEHNDEEIAAMDSKFARDHARVVADCFKHSTVLPFRFGTTFADDDSLRRSVRSNQRHFTANVERLRGKAEMHLKVLVDDTCPGNSARDMTVGQQYLTSLRESASRQRERQSRARALSVQMHRMFLPLAEEITCKRMESGKMLLDIAHLIDNKTIERYQNKYSSATQQMKECSMQLSGPWPPYHFVHRTSHSVQQSA; this is encoded by the coding sequence ATGGCATGGTACGCGTATTGCATTGCGGAACGTCAGGCATTTCCAGAACTTGCCCGGCACCGTCGTCCAATGCCCCTCACCGGGGTTTCCGGTCTGTTTGGCAACCAGACCTTTCTCTTCCCAGCAAGCGACCTCGCCGTCATCGTGTCTGAACATAATGACGAAGAGATTGCCGCGATGGATAGCAAGTTCGCACGAGATCACGCACGCGTCGTTGCAGACTGCTTCAAACACTCGACTGTACTTCCCTTCCGCTTCGGCACGACCTTCGCGGATGACGATTCGCTTCGCCGCTCCGTCCGCTCGAACCAAAGGCACTTCACCGCTAACGTGGAACGGCTTCGCGGCAAGGCCGAGATGCACCTGAAGGTGCTCGTCGACGACACCTGTCCCGGCAACTCAGCCCGCGATATGACCGTCGGGCAGCAGTACCTGACCAGCCTGCGTGAGAGCGCGAGCCGGCAGCGGGAACGGCAGTCCCGGGCACGTGCGCTTTCGGTGCAGATGCACCGGATGTTTCTTCCCCTTGCCGAAGAGATAACCTGCAAGCGCATGGAATCGGGCAAGATGCTTCTCGATATCGCTCACCTGATCGATAACAAGACGATCGAGCGGTACCAGAACAAGTACTCTTCCGCGACGCAGCAGATGAAGGAATGCAGCATGCAACTCTCGGGCCCCTGGCCCCCGTATCACTTCGTGCATCGCACGAGTCATAGCGTTCAGCAAAGCGCTTAA
- a CDS encoding DUF481 domain-containing protein produces MKRPWTKALLAAASCLATMIGHAQDKPAKPEPDVIVFTNGDQLKGTFVRGVGQSITFHSDMAGDISVTLDKVKELHVHGQFAVLRKDAPITKQPVQPSSIDVEAGKLTVAAAPPAPEKTMPVADIGFVVDKATYQHDVTAKAKIYQGWNGSIGAGATIIRSTQNGSTYNAAVALVRTIPQAAFLPPNNRTTLDFTESYGKITQPNIPQTDPPSSVETKTSIMHADLERDRYFSPRFYALGELAFDHNYSSGLDLQQIYGGGFGWTPIQKPNQQLDLKADVHYEKQQFQTPDSNQNLIGSTFAENYRRNLPRKLVLTETASIIPAWNNTNAYSANAQVVLAAPVFNRFNLTVTTSDNFINNPAFGFKKNTYQFITGISYTLH; encoded by the coding sequence ATGAAGAGACCCTGGACGAAAGCACTTCTCGCCGCCGCGTCATGCCTTGCCACGATGATCGGTCACGCGCAGGATAAGCCCGCCAAGCCCGAGCCGGATGTCATCGTCTTTACCAACGGCGACCAACTCAAAGGAACGTTCGTGCGCGGCGTTGGCCAGAGCATCACCTTCCACAGCGATATGGCCGGGGACATCAGCGTCACGCTCGATAAGGTGAAGGAGCTCCACGTCCACGGCCAGTTCGCTGTCCTGCGTAAGGACGCCCCCATCACCAAGCAGCCCGTGCAGCCCAGCAGCATCGACGTCGAAGCAGGCAAGCTGACGGTCGCCGCCGCTCCGCCCGCCCCCGAGAAGACCATGCCGGTCGCCGACATCGGCTTTGTCGTCGATAAGGCCACCTACCAGCACGACGTCACCGCCAAGGCGAAGATCTACCAGGGCTGGAACGGCTCCATCGGCGCAGGCGCGACCATCATCCGTTCCACTCAGAACGGTTCGACGTACAACGCCGCCGTCGCGCTCGTCCGCACAATCCCGCAGGCCGCCTTCCTGCCGCCGAACAACCGCACCACCCTTGACTTTACCGAGAGCTACGGCAAGATCACCCAGCCGAACATCCCGCAGACCGATCCCCCCAGCTCCGTCGAAACGAAGACCAGCATCATGCACGCCGATCTCGAGCGCGACCGCTACTTCTCCCCACGCTTTTACGCCCTCGGAGAACTCGCTTTCGACCACAACTATTCTTCCGGCCTCGACCTCCAGCAGATTTACGGCGGCGGCTTTGGCTGGACGCCCATTCAGAAGCCCAACCAGCAACTCGATCTAAAGGCCGACGTCCACTACGAAAAGCAGCAGTTCCAAACTCCCGACAGCAACCAGAACCTCATCGGTTCCACCTTCGCCGAGAACTACCGCCGTAACCTCCCGCGTAAGCTCGTCCTCACCGAAACCGCAAGCATCATCCCTGCCTGGAATAACACAAACGCCTACTCGGCCAACGCTCAGGTCGTCCTCGCCGCTCCCGTCTTCAACCGCTTCAACCTGACCGTCACCACCTCCGACAACTTCATCAACAACCCCGCCTTCGGTTTCAAGAAAAACACCTACCAGTTCATCACCGGCATCAGCTATACCCTGCACTAG